A portion of the Staphylococcus felis genome contains these proteins:
- the era gene encoding GTPase Era, whose protein sequence is MTSYKSGFVTIIGRPNVGKSTFVNRVIGHKIAIMSDKAQTTRNKIQGVMTEKDAQIIFLDTPGIHKPKHKLGDYMMKVAKNTLSEIDCVMFMVNVNEPIGRGDQYIMDMLKHLKTPVFLVLNKIDLIHPDQLMPIIDSYKKYMDFAEIIPISALEGHNVDHFISVLKNYLPEGPKYYPDGQISDHPEQFVVSELIREKILETTTEEIPHSIGVNVERMIRESEDRVTVEAIIYVERDSQKGIIIGKGGKKLKTIGQRARHDIEYLLGSKVYLDLWVKVQKDWRNKSKFIKQMGYVEDE, encoded by the coding sequence ATGACAAGTTACAAATCAGGATTTGTTACAATTATTGGTCGACCAAATGTTGGGAAATCAACATTTGTCAATCGTGTAATAGGTCATAAAATAGCAATTATGTCTGACAAAGCACAAACAACACGCAATAAAATTCAAGGTGTTATGACTGAGAAAGATGCTCAAATAATATTTTTAGACACCCCTGGTATTCATAAGCCTAAGCATAAATTAGGAGATTATATGATGAAAGTAGCTAAAAATACCCTTTCAGAAATTGATTGCGTGATGTTTATGGTTAACGTCAATGAGCCTATTGGGCGAGGAGACCAATACATTATGGACATGTTAAAACATTTAAAAACACCTGTATTTTTAGTTTTAAATAAAATCGACTTGATTCACCCAGATCAATTGATGCCCATTATTGATTCATATAAAAAATATATGGATTTTGCAGAAATCATTCCAATTTCAGCGTTAGAAGGTCATAATGTCGATCACTTCATCTCAGTATTAAAAAATTATCTACCTGAGGGTCCAAAGTACTATCCTGACGGTCAAATATCTGATCATCCTGAGCAATTTGTAGTGAGTGAATTAATACGCGAAAAAATTCTTGAAACAACAACTGAAGAAATTCCTCACTCAATAGGCGTTAATGTTGAACGTATGATTCGAGAAAGCGAAGATCGCGTAACAGTTGAAGCAATTATATATGTCGAACGTGATTCTCAAAAAGGAATTATCATAGGTAAGGGTGGCAAGAAATTAAAAACTATTGGTCAACGTGCACGCCATGATATTGAATATCTTCTTGGCTCAAAAGTTTATCTTGATTTGTGGGTAAAAGTTCAAAAAGATTGGCGCAACAAATCTAAATTTATAAAGCAAATGGGCTATGTTGAAGATGAGTAA
- a CDS encoding glycine--tRNA ligase, with protein MEKNMDTIVQLAKHRGFVFPGSEIYGGLANTWDYGPLGVELKNNIKKAWWKKFITQSPYNVGLDAAILMNPKTWEASGHLSNFNDPMIDNKDSKIRYRADKLIEDYMSNEKGDENFIADGLSFDEMKRIIDEEGIKCPVSGTSNWTDIRQFNLMFKTFQGVTENSTNEIFLRPETAQGIFVNYKNVQRSMRKKLPFGIGQIGKSFRNEITPGNFIFRTREFEQMELEFFCKPGTEIEWQSYWKDFAAKWLKDLGIMEENMRLRDHDEDELSHYSNATTDIEYRFPFGWGELWGIASRTDYDLKQHSEYSGEDFKYHDPETNEKYLPYCIEPSLGADRVTLAFLCDAYEEEGVEGSKDARTVLRFHPAIAPYKAAVLPLSKKLSEDAMKVYEQLSSEFTIDFDESQSIGKRYRRQDEIGTPYCITFDFDSLEDNQVTVRDRDSMEQVRMPINELSTFLSEKTRF; from the coding sequence ATGGAAAAAAATATGGATACAATTGTACAATTAGCGAAACACAGAGGATTTGTATTTCCAGGTAGTGAAATTTATGGTGGACTAGCGAATACTTGGGATTATGGTCCATTAGGTGTTGAATTGAAGAATAATATCAAAAAAGCATGGTGGAAAAAATTCATTACGCAATCACCTTACAACGTCGGACTAGATGCTGCTATTTTAATGAATCCTAAGACTTGGGAAGCTTCTGGTCACCTGAGTAACTTCAATGATCCTATGATTGACAATAAAGATAGTAAAATTCGATATCGTGCTGATAAGCTTATTGAGGATTATATGTCAAACGAAAAAGGTGATGAAAACTTTATTGCAGATGGTTTGAGTTTTGATGAAATGAAACGCATCATTGATGAAGAAGGTATTAAATGCCCAGTTAGTGGGACTTCAAACTGGACTGATATTCGCCAATTTAATTTAATGTTTAAAACATTCCAAGGTGTTACAGAAAACTCTACAAATGAAATTTTCTTACGTCCAGAAACTGCACAAGGTATTTTCGTTAACTACAAAAATGTTCAACGCTCAATGCGTAAAAAATTACCATTTGGCATTGGTCAAATTGGTAAATCCTTCCGAAATGAGATTACACCAGGTAATTTTATCTTCCGTACGCGTGAATTTGAACAAATGGAGCTTGAATTTTTCTGTAAACCAGGTACTGAAATTGAATGGCAAAGCTATTGGAAAGATTTTGCTGCAAAATGGTTAAAAGATTTAGGTATAATGGAAGAAAATATGCGCTTACGTGATCATGATGAAGATGAATTGTCACATTATTCAAATGCAACAACTGATATCGAGTACCGATTCCCATTTGGTTGGGGAGAGCTTTGGGGAATTGCAAGTCGTACAGACTATGACTTAAAACAACACAGTGAATATTCAGGTGAGGACTTCAAATATCATGACCCAGAAACGAATGAAAAATATTTACCATACTGTATTGAACCTTCTCTTGGTGCGGATCGTGTCACTTTAGCATTTTTATGTGATGCATATGAAGAAGAAGGTGTAGAAGGCAGTAAAGACGCGCGTACTGTATTACGTTTCCATCCTGCAATTGCACCTTATAAAGCTGCTGTATTACCACTTAGTAAAAAACTTTCTGAAGATGCTATGAAAGTTTATGAGCAACTAAGCAGTGAATTTACAATTGATTTCGATGAATCTCAATCAATTGGTAAACGTTACCGTCGTCAAGATGAGATCGGAACACCGTATTGCATTACATTTGATTTTGATTCATTAGAAGATAATCAAGTTACTGTACGTGATCGCGACTCAATGGAACAAGTTCGTATGCCAATTAATGAACTTTCTACATTCTTATCAGAAAAAACACGCTTCTAA
- a CDS encoding helix-turn-helix transcriptional regulator, with translation MELNQRQERIVEIVKSQGPITGEKIAQHLNLTRATLRPDLAILTMAGYLEARPRVGYFYSGKSTAQLLTEKLKQYVVKDYQSHPIILKDNVTVYEAICSIFIEDVGTLFIVNDDNDLVGVCSRKDLLRASMAGQDIHKLPINVIMTRMPNIVLLEQNDLVLYAAKQMITKEIDSIPIVKEKSNGKYEVTGRISKTTITKLFVSLFDE, from the coding sequence ATAGAACTCAATCAAAGACAAGAACGTATAGTAGAAATTGTCAAAAGTCAAGGGCCTATCACAGGTGAAAAGATTGCACAACATCTTAATTTAACACGTGCAACATTACGCCCAGATCTAGCAATTTTAACAATGGCAGGTTATTTAGAAGCTAGACCACGTGTGGGTTATTTTTATTCAGGTAAATCAACCGCACAACTTCTCACTGAAAAATTGAAACAATATGTTGTAAAAGACTATCAATCACACCCAATCATTTTAAAGGATAATGTCACAGTTTATGAAGCTATTTGTTCAATATTCATTGAAGATGTAGGGACGTTATTCATTGTGAATGATGATAATGATTTAGTTGGAGTATGTTCAAGAAAAGATTTATTACGGGCTTCAATGGCAGGACAAGATATCCATAAATTGCCCATAAATGTTATTATGACACGTATGCCAAATATAGTGCTGCTAGAACAAAATGACTTGGTTTTATATGCTGCAAAACAAATGATTACTAAAGAAATCGACTCTATACCTATCGTTAAAGAAAAATCAAATGGCAAATATGAAGTGACGGGACGTATTTCCAAAACAACAATTACAAAACTTTTTGTATCCTTATTTGATGAGTAG
- the recO gene encoding DNA repair protein RecO codes for MLVKQKGIIIKVVDYGESDKIITILNEHGAKVPLMVRRAKKVKSGLQATTQLFVYGLFIYNKWRGMGTLNSIDVIDLNYDLRTDIYVNSYASLCLETIDKAMEDIETSQPLYDLLMFAISRIQQGVSAQLIANIVLLKCMPYFGFNVSLNRCVLTENTNPASFAGYSFRYNGIISKEVKHRDEHALPLSNKTIYLTSALIQLPLDKINEIRIHADIIEEMSQFILLLYREYAGIFFKSQRLINQLKRLEQ; via the coding sequence GTGCTAGTAAAACAAAAAGGCATCATCATAAAAGTAGTAGATTATGGTGAATCCGATAAAATTATCACTATTTTAAATGAACATGGTGCTAAAGTTCCACTTATGGTAAGGCGCGCTAAAAAAGTAAAGTCAGGCTTACAAGCTACAACTCAACTTTTTGTTTATGGATTGTTTATCTACAATAAATGGCGTGGAATGGGGACCTTAAATTCAATCGATGTGATTGATTTAAATTATGATTTAAGAACCGATATCTATGTAAATAGCTACGCAAGCCTATGTTTAGAAACAATTGATAAAGCTATGGAAGACATTGAAACAAGTCAGCCATTGTATGATTTACTTATGTTCGCTATTAGCCGTATTCAACAAGGTGTTTCAGCACAACTCATCGCTAATATCGTGTTGTTAAAATGTATGCCTTATTTCGGGTTTAATGTATCGTTAAACCGATGTGTCCTAACAGAAAATACAAATCCCGCTTCATTTGCCGGGTATAGCTTTCGCTACAATGGTATTATTTCGAAAGAAGTTAAGCACCGTGACGAACATGCATTACCGCTTTCAAACAAGACGATTTATTTAACAAGTGCTTTAATACAATTGCCGTTGGATAAGATAAATGAAATACGTATTCATGCAGATATTATAGAAGAGATGTCACAGTTTATTTTATTATTATATCGAGAATATGCAGGAATATTTTTTAAAAGTCAACGCCTTATTAATCAACTTAAGCGACTCGAACAATAA
- the cdd gene encoding cytidine deaminase, with product MEYTNKHYEEVRKAQQKAYAPYSGFKVGAYLITKDGRTFHGANVENAAYPSCICAERSALVAAISEGYRPGDFESITITVDSPSLASPCGPCRQVLKELCDDEMPVYMTNQTGEMRASTVDQLLPYGFSGKDL from the coding sequence ATGGAGTATACAAATAAACATTATGAAGAAGTTAGAAAAGCACAACAAAAAGCTTATGCACCTTATAGTGGATTTAAAGTGGGAGCTTATTTAATTACTAAGGATGGTCGAACATTTCATGGTGCAAATGTTGAAAATGCTGCCTATCCATCTTGCATATGTGCCGAGCGTTCTGCTTTAGTGGCAGCCATTTCAGAAGGGTACAGACCTGGAGATTTCGAGTCCATTACTATTACAGTAGATAGTCCTTCATTGGCATCACCATGTGGACCTTGCCGTCAAGTCTTAAAAGAATTATGCGACGATGAAATGCCAGTATATATGACAAATCAAACTGGTGAGATGAGAGCATCTACTGTGGATCAATTATTGCCATACGGCTTTTCAGGAAAGGATTTATAA
- a CDS encoding diacylglycerol kinase family protein, producing the protein MKRFKYAFEGGKILLKKDPNFTYHLICGLVVLILAIIFQVNQFEWLFLILATFLVWTTEAINTAIEFTVDLVTDKYHPLAKYAKDIAAFSVLISSVFAIIVACIIFIPKII; encoded by the coding sequence ATGAAGCGTTTTAAATATGCCTTTGAGGGCGGTAAAATACTCTTAAAAAAAGATCCAAATTTCACCTATCATTTGATTTGTGGGTTAGTCGTTTTGATACTTGCCATTATCTTTCAAGTCAATCAATTCGAATGGTTGTTTTTAATTTTAGCAACCTTTTTAGTTTGGACTACAGAAGCAATTAATACAGCGATTGAATTCACAGTCGACCTTGTTACAGATAAATATCATCCATTAGCAAAATATGCTAAAGATATTGCAGCATTCAGCGTGTTAATATCATCTGTTTTTGCAATAATAGTAGCTTGCATTATCTTTATACCTAAAATAATATAA
- the ybeY gene encoding rRNA maturation RNase YbeY, with protein MFTIDFSDHTQNVDPKWYEHIRELLNFAKTKEGISEDAELSVTFVDEEEIQAINKEYRNKDRVTDVISFAFEEQEELFEGVDLPRVLGDIIICTDVAKAQANEYNHSFERELGFLALHGFLHLLGYDHMNDEEEREMFGRQKIILNDFGLTRDS; from the coding sequence ATGTTCACAATTGACTTTAGTGATCACACACAAAATGTTGATCCAAAGTGGTATGAGCATATTCGTGAATTACTTAACTTTGCTAAAACAAAAGAAGGTATTTCAGAAGATGCTGAACTCTCTGTAACATTTGTTGACGAGGAAGAAATTCAGGCTATTAATAAAGAGTATCGAAATAAAGACCGTGTTACTGACGTTATTTCATTTGCGTTTGAAGAGCAAGAAGAGCTTTTTGAAGGTGTCGATTTGCCTCGTGTATTAGGTGATATTATTATTTGTACTGATGTAGCAAAGGCTCAAGCAAATGAATATAATCATTCATTTGAACGTGAATTAGGCTTTTTAGCATTACACGGATTTTTGCATTTATTAGGCTACGATCATATGAATGATGAAGAAGAACGAGAAATGTTCGGTCGACAAAAAATAATTCTCAATGATTTTGGTTTAACGAGAGACTCATGA
- the tnpA gene encoding IS200/IS605 family transposase has product MANKAKSLAHTKWMCKYHIVFTPKYRRKIIYNQYRPSIIEIIKLLCKYKGVEIIEGHMMPDHVHLLVSIPPKISVSSFMGYLKGKSALMIFDRHANLKYKFGNRHFWTEGYYVSTVGLNEATIKKYIQNQEKHDKAIDKLSVREYEDPFKGY; this is encoded by the coding sequence ATGGCTAATAAAGCCAAGAGTTTAGCACATACAAAATGGATGTGTAAATACCACATTGTATTTACTCCAAAGTATAGAAGAAAAATCATATACAATCAATACAGACCATCAATTATTGAAATTATAAAGTTATTGTGCAAATACAAAGGTGTGGAGATTATAGAAGGACATATGATGCCAGATCATGTACATCTATTAGTGAGCATCCCACCCAAAATAAGCGTTTCAAGCTTTATGGGGTATTTAAAAGGTAAAAGCGCTTTGATGATATTTGATAGACATGCAAATTTGAAATACAAATTTGGAAATCGTCACTTTTGGACAGAAGGATATTATGTAAGTACAGTTGGATTAAATGAAGCTACAATAAAAAAATATATACAGAATCAAGAAAAACACGATAAAGCGATTGATAAGTTGAGCGTAAGAGAATATGAAGACCCTTTTAAGGGTTATTGA